The Pseudomonas sp. R4-35-07 genome contains a region encoding:
- the treS gene encoding maltose alpha-D-glucosyltransferase, giving the protein MAKKPKAATFIKDPLWYKDAVIYQVHVKSYFDSNNDGIGDFPGLIAKLDYIADLGVNTIWLLPFYPSPRRDDGYDIAEYRGVHSDYGTMADAKRFIAEAHKRGLRVITELVINHTSDQHPWFQRARKAKPGSAARDFYVWSDDDQKYDGTRIIFLDTEKSNWTWDPVAGQYFWHRFYSHQPDLNFDNPQVMKAVLSVMRYWLDLGIDGLRLDAIPYLIERDGTNNENLAETHGVLKQIRAEIDANYPDRMLLAEANQWPEDTQLYFGDRKGDDGDECHMAFHFPLMPRMYMALAQEDRFPITDILRQTPEIPANCQWAIFLRNHDELTLEMVTDKERDYLWNYYAADRRARINLGIRRRLAPLVERDRRRVELLNSLLLSMPGTPTLYYGDEIGMGDNIYLGDRDGVRTPMQWSIDRNGGFSRADPASLVLPPIMDAQYGYQSVNVETQAQDPHSLLNWTRRMLAVRKQSKAFGRGSLKMLSPSNRRILAYTREYTGEDGRTETILCVANVSRSAQAAELDLSAFAGMVPVEMLGGNAFPPIGQLNFLLTLAPYGFYWFVLAAENQMPSWHVEPAQSIPDFTTLVLKKRMEELLEEPCRTTLEHTSLPAWLPKRRWFAGKDATIDSVHIAYGVRFGDAQHPVLLSEIDVTSAGQTSRYQLPFGFLGEDQLTSALPQQLAMARVRRSRQVGLVTDAFSLEHFVRSVIQSLQAGTVLNSSEGDLRFEATPHLAALQLTDESAVRYLSAEQSNSSVVVGESLVLKLIRKVSAGVHPELEMSAYLTAAEYPNISPLMGSMSRRDAQGQDNLLMIAQGYLSNQGDAWSWTQNNLERAIRDELAEAISEQEQHYNALGELADFAGLLGQRLGEMHVVLGAPTQNKDFKPEVTSAKDTQAWAKDVGAQIERALQLLKVNQSQLNPADQALVSELLAQKKAIGSHVQALAKATLGGLRIRVHGDLHLGQVLVVKGDAYLIDFEGEPARPLHERRGKHSPYKDVSGVLRSFDYAAAMALNVQGVDHSPEADAARRRVTERYVSEARQAFTQAYQAATATLAHDWQDANGQDAALTLFSLEKAAYEVAYEAENRPSWLPVPLQGLHGLLSGLTPESKTARGGETS; this is encoded by the coding sequence ATGGCGAAAAAACCCAAGGCTGCCACCTTTATCAAGGACCCGCTCTGGTACAAGGACGCGGTGATTTACCAGGTGCATGTCAAATCCTATTTCGACTCCAACAATGACGGCATCGGCGATTTTCCCGGGCTGATCGCCAAGCTCGACTACATTGCTGACCTCGGCGTGAACACCATCTGGCTGCTGCCGTTCTACCCCTCGCCACGCCGTGATGACGGCTACGACATCGCCGAGTACCGTGGCGTACACAGCGACTACGGGACCATGGCCGACGCCAAGCGCTTCATAGCCGAGGCCCACAAGCGTGGGCTGCGGGTGATCACTGAGCTGGTGATTAACCACACGTCCGACCAGCACCCTTGGTTCCAGCGCGCCCGCAAGGCCAAACCGGGCTCGGCGGCGCGGGACTTCTATGTGTGGTCGGATGACGACCAGAAATACGACGGTACGCGGATCATCTTCCTCGACACCGAGAAGTCCAACTGGACCTGGGACCCGGTGGCCGGCCAGTACTTCTGGCACCGTTTCTACTCGCACCAGCCCGACCTTAACTTCGACAACCCCCAGGTGATGAAAGCCGTGCTGTCGGTGATGCGCTACTGGCTCGACCTGGGCATCGACGGCCTGCGCCTGGATGCGATTCCCTATCTGATCGAGCGGGACGGCACCAACAACGAGAACCTCGCCGAAACCCACGGGGTGCTCAAGCAGATCCGCGCCGAAATCGACGCGAATTACCCAGACCGCATGCTGCTGGCCGAAGCCAACCAATGGCCGGAAGACACCCAACTCTACTTCGGTGACAGGAAGGGCGACGACGGCGATGAATGCCATATGGCCTTCCACTTCCCGTTGATGCCGCGCATGTACATGGCCCTGGCCCAGGAAGATCGCTTTCCGATTACCGACATTCTGCGCCAGACCCCGGAAATTCCGGCCAATTGCCAGTGGGCGATCTTCCTGCGCAACCACGATGAATTGACCCTGGAGATGGTCACCGACAAAGAGCGCGACTACCTGTGGAACTACTATGCCGCAGACCGTCGCGCGCGCATCAACCTGGGCATTCGCCGGCGCCTGGCGCCGTTGGTGGAGCGTGACCGGCGCCGCGTGGAACTGCTCAACAGCCTGTTGCTGTCGATGCCCGGCACGCCGACCCTCTACTACGGCGACGAAATCGGCATGGGCGACAACATTTACCTGGGTGACCGCGATGGCGTGCGCACGCCGATGCAATGGTCCATCGACCGCAATGGCGGTTTCTCCCGCGCCGACCCGGCCAGCCTGGTGCTGCCGCCGATCATGGACGCGCAATACGGCTATCAGTCGGTCAACGTCGAAACCCAGGCCCAGGACCCGCATTCACTGCTGAACTGGACGCGGCGCATGCTGGCGGTGCGCAAGCAATCCAAGGCGTTTGGCCGAGGCAGCCTGAAAATGCTGTCGCCGAGCAATCGCCGCATCCTGGCGTATACCCGTGAATACACTGGGGAGGACGGCCGCACTGAAACCATCCTGTGCGTGGCCAACGTTTCGCGCAGCGCCCAGGCGGCGGAGCTGGACCTGTCGGCATTCGCCGGCATGGTGCCGGTGGAGATGCTCGGCGGTAACGCGTTCCCGCCCATCGGCCAACTGAATTTCCTGCTGACCCTGGCGCCCTATGGCTTTTATTGGTTCGTGCTGGCGGCGGAAAACCAGATGCCGAGCTGGCATGTGGAACCGGCCCAGAGCATTCCTGACTTCACGACATTGGTGTTGAAAAAACGTATGGAAGAGTTACTGGAAGAACCCTGCCGCACCACCCTGGAGCATACGTCGCTGCCGGCCTGGCTGCCCAAGCGCCGCTGGTTCGCCGGTAAGGATGCCACCATCGACAGTGTGCATATCGCCTACGGCGTGCGCTTCGGCGACGCCCAGCACCCGGTACTGCTCAGCGAGATCGACGTAACCAGCGCGGGCCAGACCAGCCGTTATCAGCTGCCCTTCGGCTTCCTTGGCGAAGACCAGCTCACCAGCGCCTTGCCGCAGCAACTGGCAATGGCCCGGGTACGGCGCAGCCGCCAGGTAGGGCTGGTCACCGACGCGTTCAGCCTCGAGCATTTCGTGCGCAGCGTGATTCAAAGCCTGCAGGCCGGTACCGTGCTCAATAGCAGCGAGGGTGACCTGCGCTTTGAAGCCACGCCGCACCTGGCAGCCTTGCAACTGACGGATGAATCAGCGGTGCGCTACTTGTCTGCCGAGCAGTCCAATAGTTCAGTGGTGGTCGGCGAGAGCCTGGTGCTCAAGCTGATCCGCAAAGTCAGTGCCGGGGTGCACCCGGAACTGGAAATGAGCGCCTACTTGACCGCAGCCGAATACCCGAACATTTCGCCGTTGATGGGCTCGATGAGCCGGCGCGACGCCCAGGGCCAGGACAACCTGCTGATGATTGCCCAGGGCTACCTGAGCAACCAGGGCGACGCCTGGAGCTGGACCCAGAACAACCTCGAACGCGCCATTCGCGACGAACTGGCCGAGGCGATTTCCGAACAGGAGCAGCATTACAACGCCCTGGGCGAACTGGCCGACTTTGCCGGCCTGCTCGGCCAGCGTCTGGGCGAGATGCACGTGGTGTTGGGCGCGCCTACCCAGAACAAGGACTTCAAGCCCGAAGTCACTTCGGCCAAGGACACCCAGGCCTGGGCCAAGGATGTGGGGGCGCAGATCGAGCGGGCCCTGCAGTTGCTCAAAGTAAATCAAAGCCAGTTGAACCCCGCCGATCAGGCGCTGGTCAGTGAATTACTGGCGCAGAAAAAAGCCATCGGCAGCCATGTCCAGGCGCTGGCGAAAGCCACGCTGGGCGGGTTGCGGATTCGCGTCCACGGTGACTTGCATCTGGGCCAGGTACTGGTGGTCAAGGGCGATGCCTATTTGATCGACTTTGAAGGCGAACCGGCGCGGCCGCTGCATGAACGGCGCGGCAAGCACAGCCCCTACAAGGACGTGAGTGGGGTGTTGCGCTCCTTTGATTACGCAGCGGCCATGGCCCTGAATGTGCAAGGGGTTGATCATTCGCCGGAAGCCGACGCCGCGCGTCGTCGCGTGACCGAGCGTTACGTGAGTGAAGCCCGCCAGGCATTTACCCAGGCTTATCAGGCGGCGACGGCTACACTGGCGCATGACTGGCAGGATGCCAACGGCCAGGACGCCGCGCTGACGTTGTTCAGCCTGGAGAAGGCCGCGTATGAAGTGGCCTACGAAGCGGAAAATCGCCCGAGCTGGTTGCCGGTGCCCTTGCAAGGGTTGCACGGTTTGCTCAGCGGGCTTACACCTGAATCGAAAACTGCACGCGGTGGGGAGACGTCATGA
- a CDS encoding alpha-1,4-glucan--maltose-1-phosphate maltosyltransferase: MTAETLVPEESLLPLSQALLLPRIAIESTMPVIDGGEFAVKAVVGQRVNVTSKVFADGHDQLAVLVRWRPRGQENWHSVVMSDVGNNGWEGAFTVTAQGPHEYCIEAWIDTFASFCYELRKKHEAGVPVSLELQEGRSLVLQAAERSDNELRDRLMLLHHELSGLLETEQVAQFLHEDSAHLMTQADHRAYLSISRVYPIDVERERAQFASWYELFPRSITDDPARHGTFNDVHSRLSMIHDMGFDVLYFPPIHPIGRSHRKGKNNSLNAGPDDPGSPYAIGSEEGGHEAIHPQLGSREDFRRLVKAAADHGLEIALDFAIQCSQDHPWLKQHPGWFNWRPDGTIKYAENPPKKYQDIVNVDFYAADAIPGLWTELRDVVVGWVEEGVKTFRVDNPHTKPLPFWQWLISDVRSKYPEVIFLAEAFTTPAMMARLGKVGYSQSYTYFTWRNTKAELSEYFTQLNQSPWRECYRPNFFVNTPDINPGFLHESGRPGFLIRAALATMGSGLWGMYSGFELCESAPVPGKEEYLDSEKYEIRPRDFTAPGNIIAEIAQLNRIRRQNPALQTHLGLKLYNAWNDNILYFGKRSEDGSNFVLVAINLDPHNAQEAHFELPLWEMGLPDDAQTQGEDLMNGHRWTWYGKTQWTRLEPQMPFGIWRITAS; the protein is encoded by the coding sequence ATGACTGCTGAAACACTGGTTCCAGAAGAGTCTTTATTGCCGTTGTCCCAGGCGCTGCTATTACCCAGAATTGCGATTGAAAGCACCATGCCGGTGATCGATGGTGGCGAGTTTGCCGTCAAGGCGGTGGTTGGCCAGCGCGTCAACGTGACCAGTAAAGTGTTCGCCGATGGCCATGACCAACTGGCGGTGCTGGTGCGCTGGCGCCCGCGCGGGCAGGAAAACTGGCACAGCGTGGTCATGAGCGATGTGGGCAACAACGGCTGGGAAGGTGCATTCACCGTCACCGCCCAGGGGCCCCATGAATACTGCATCGAGGCCTGGATCGATACCTTCGCCAGCTTCTGCTATGAATTGCGCAAAAAGCACGAAGCCGGGGTGCCGGTCAGCCTGGAGCTGCAGGAAGGCCGCAGCCTGGTGCTGCAGGCCGCCGAACGCAGTGACAACGAACTGCGCGACCGCTTGATGCTGCTGCATCACGAACTCTCCGGCCTGCTGGAAACCGAGCAGGTCGCGCAGTTCCTGCACGAAGACAGTGCACACCTGATGACCCAGGCCGACCACCGTGCCTATTTGAGCATCAGTCGCGTGTACCCGATCGACGTGGAGCGCGAGCGCGCCCAGTTTGCCAGCTGGTACGAGCTGTTTCCCCGCTCGATCACCGACGATCCGGCCCGGCATGGCACCTTCAACGATGTGCATTCACGCTTGTCGATGATCCATGACATGGGCTTTGACGTGCTGTACTTCCCGCCGATCCATCCCATCGGCCGCAGCCATCGCAAGGGCAAGAACAATTCCCTGAACGCCGGCCCCGATGATCCCGGCAGCCCCTACGCAATCGGCAGCGAAGAGGGCGGGCACGAGGCGATCCACCCGCAACTGGGCAGCCGCGAGGATTTCCGCCGTCTGGTCAAGGCCGCTGCCGACCACGGCCTGGAAATCGCCCTCGACTTCGCTATCCAGTGTTCCCAGGACCACCCGTGGCTCAAGCAGCATCCGGGCTGGTTCAACTGGCGTCCGGACGGCACGATCAAATACGCGGAAAACCCGCCGAAAAAGTATCAGGATATCGTCAACGTCGACTTTTACGCGGCGGATGCGATTCCCGGCCTGTGGACCGAGCTGCGCGACGTCGTGGTGGGCTGGGTGGAAGAGGGCGTGAAGACCTTCCGCGTGGACAACCCGCACACCAAGCCGCTGCCGTTCTGGCAATGGTTGATCAGCGATGTGCGGTCCAAATACCCGGAGGTGATCTTCCTGGCCGAAGCCTTTACCACCCCGGCAATGATGGCGCGCTTGGGTAAAGTCGGCTATTCCCAGAGCTACACCTATTTCACCTGGCGCAATACCAAGGCCGAACTGAGTGAGTATTTCACCCAGTTGAACCAGTCGCCGTGGCGCGAATGCTACCGGCCGAATTTCTTCGTCAATACGCCGGACATCAACCCTGGCTTCCTGCACGAGTCCGGCCGTCCAGGGTTCCTGATCCGCGCCGCGCTGGCCACCATGGGCTCGGGCCTGTGGGGCATGTACTCCGGGTTCGAATTGTGCGAGTCCGCGCCGGTGCCGGGTAAAGAGGAATACCTGGACTCGGAGAAGTACGAGATCCGCCCGCGCGATTTCACCGCGCCCGGCAACATCATTGCCGAGATCGCCCAGCTCAATCGCATCCGCCGGCAAAACCCGGCGTTGCAGACGCACCTGGGGCTCAAGCTCTACAACGCCTGGAACGACAACATCCTGTACTTCGGCAAGCGCAGCGAGGACGGCAGCAATTTCGTGCTGGTGGCCATCAACCTCGACCCGCACAACGCCCAGGAAGCGCACTTCGAGTTGCCGCTATGGGAGATGGGCTTGCCGGACGACGCCCAGACCCAGGGTGAAGACTTGATGAACGGCCATCGCTGGACCTGGTATGGCAAGACCCAATGGACTCGGCTGGAGCCGCAAATGCCGTTCGGGATCTGGCGCATCACTGCTTCCTGA
- a CDS encoding MgtC/SapB family protein, which produces MDAWLHEAWQTLQAEFADIGDARQLTQMTVRLLMAALLGAILGFERESKGKAAGVRTHMLVALGAALFVMVPQMSGNQADAMSRVVQGVIAGIGFLGAGTIIKGKDDDAGHVKGLTTAAGLWMTAAIGVSAGLGRESTAVLSTLLALAVFSVMPKIVKRFEKD; this is translated from the coding sequence GCAGGCTGAATTTGCCGATATCGGCGACGCCCGGCAGCTCACCCAGATGACCGTGCGCCTGCTGATGGCCGCGCTACTGGGTGCCATTCTCGGGTTTGAACGGGAGAGCAAGGGCAAGGCCGCCGGGGTGCGCACCCATATGCTGGTGGCGTTGGGCGCGGCGCTGTTTGTGATGGTGCCGCAGATGTCCGGCAATCAGGCCGATGCCATGAGCCGGGTGGTGCAGGGGGTGATTGCCGGCATTGGCTTCCTGGGAGCCGGCACCATCATCAAGGGCAAGGATGACGATGCCGGCCACGTCAAGGGCCTGACCACCGCCGCCGGTTTGTGGATGACCGCTGCGATTGGGGTCTCGGCCGGTCTGGGCCGGGAATCGACAGCGGTACTCAGTACCTTGCTGGCCCTGGCGGTGTTCAGCGTGATGCCAAAAATCGTCAAGCGTTTCGAGAAGGACTGA